The following coding sequences are from one Paenarthrobacter ureafaciens window:
- a CDS encoding DHA2 family efflux MFS transporter permease subunit produces the protein MSTDVTPGASGESVSGALASKEPVRPQAPVSGKMSRESVTVIVTLLVATFVVILNETIMNVALQRLMIDLNVNAPTVQWLATGFMLTMAVVIPTTGFILQKLSTRASFMLAMGLFSGGTLLAALAPGFTVLLLARIVQAGGTAIMLPLLMTTILTLVPMSRRGAVMGNVSIAISVAPAMGPTVSGIILDHFSWRFMFVFVLPVALAALAIGAKFLTNVGERGKTTLDVASVILTVPAFGGLVYGLSQIGGAEAGIVPVIALVVGVLALALFVFRQLRLQRSDSPLLDLRAFNFRMFTVSTLLMVVAMMALFGGVILLPLYLQNTLHLEPMQTGLALLPGGLAMGLLGPVIGRIFDKVGPLPLTLSGSILMVLTLWQFSRLDEASALGWVIALHVLLSLGLALLFTPAFTTGLNPLPPHLYSHGSAIMSTAQQVSGAAGTALLVSVFAVVSASSGLVAGMQSAFLVATVIALAAVVLGAMMRRTEGSAAHGGH, from the coding sequence ATGTCTACCGACGTCACGCCCGGCGCCTCCGGCGAATCTGTTTCCGGCGCTCTCGCTTCCAAGGAGCCGGTGAGGCCGCAGGCGCCGGTGTCCGGCAAGATGTCCCGCGAGTCGGTCACCGTCATTGTCACTTTGCTGGTTGCCACGTTCGTGGTGATCCTCAACGAGACCATCATGAACGTTGCCCTGCAACGGCTCATGATCGACCTCAACGTCAATGCACCCACCGTTCAGTGGCTGGCCACCGGCTTCATGCTGACAATGGCCGTGGTAATCCCGACCACCGGGTTCATCCTGCAGAAGTTGAGCACCCGCGCTTCCTTCATGCTCGCAATGGGCCTGTTCAGCGGCGGGACGCTTTTGGCCGCGCTGGCTCCCGGGTTCACGGTGCTGTTGCTGGCGCGCATTGTCCAGGCCGGCGGTACGGCCATCATGCTGCCGCTGCTGATGACCACCATCCTCACGCTCGTACCGATGTCCCGTCGCGGTGCCGTGATGGGCAACGTCAGCATCGCCATCTCGGTGGCCCCGGCCATGGGGCCTACGGTTTCCGGCATCATCCTTGACCACTTCTCGTGGCGCTTCATGTTCGTGTTCGTGTTGCCTGTCGCGTTGGCTGCCCTCGCGATCGGCGCCAAGTTCCTCACCAACGTAGGGGAGCGGGGCAAGACCACCCTGGATGTCGCATCGGTGATCCTGACAGTGCCTGCCTTCGGTGGCTTGGTTTACGGCCTGAGCCAGATCGGTGGCGCCGAGGCGGGAATCGTCCCTGTGATCGCATTGGTTGTGGGCGTACTCGCCCTGGCACTGTTCGTGTTCCGCCAACTGCGGCTCCAGCGCTCCGATTCACCGCTGCTGGACCTCCGTGCGTTCAACTTCCGGATGTTCACTGTGTCCACGCTGCTCATGGTCGTGGCGATGATGGCACTGTTCGGCGGCGTGATCCTGCTGCCGCTCTACCTGCAGAACACCCTGCACCTGGAACCGATGCAAACCGGTTTGGCCCTGCTTCCGGGCGGGCTGGCCATGGGGCTGCTGGGTCCCGTCATTGGCCGGATCTTCGACAAAGTCGGCCCGCTGCCGCTCACGCTGTCCGGCTCCATCCTGATGGTCCTGACACTGTGGCAGTTCTCCCGCCTGGACGAGGCAAGTGCGCTCGGTTGGGTCATCGCATTGCATGTGCTGCTGAGCCTTGGCCTCGCGCTGCTCTTCACCCCGGCGTTCACAACGGGCCTGAACCCGCTGCCGCCGCACCTGTACTCCCACGGGTCGGCCATCATGAGCACGGCGCAGCAGGTATCAGGCGCTGCGGGAACCGCGCTGCTGGTGTCCGTCTTTGCCGTGGTGTCTGCATCGTCCGGACTGGTTGCCGGTATGCAGTCGGCATTCCTGGTAGCCACCGTCATCGCCCTGGCCGCAGTTGTGCTGGGTGCCATGATGCGCCGGACCGAAGGCTCGGCAGCCCACGGAGGCCACTGA
- a CDS encoding aldo/keto reductase yields MKNVTLNNGVEMPILGFGVFQIPEEETQAAVEAALATGYRHLDTAASYGNEEAVGAAIKASGINRDELFITTKLWIQHAPTGNVYNDTKESFQNSLNRLGLDYLDLYLIHQPLGDYYSEWRAMQDLNREGLSRAIGVSNFHPDRLVDLIGHNEIVPAVNQIETHPFHQRASDQELMRERGVQIESWGPFAEGRNNLFTDPVLSVIADEQDKSVAQVVLRWLIQRDVVVIPKSVRPERMAQNLDVFDFTLTEEQMNQIATLDTGASLFFDHRDPAMVSWLGNRRYS; encoded by the coding sequence ATGAAAAACGTCACCCTCAACAACGGCGTCGAAATGCCGATCCTCGGCTTCGGTGTCTTCCAGATCCCCGAAGAAGAAACCCAGGCCGCCGTCGAAGCAGCCCTCGCCACCGGCTACCGGCACCTCGACACCGCCGCGTCCTACGGCAACGAAGAAGCCGTCGGCGCCGCGATAAAAGCCAGCGGCATCAACCGCGACGAACTGTTCATCACCACCAAGCTCTGGATCCAGCACGCCCCGACCGGCAACGTCTACAACGACACCAAGGAGTCCTTCCAGAACTCCCTGAACCGGCTCGGACTGGACTACCTCGACCTCTACCTGATCCACCAGCCGCTCGGTGACTATTACAGCGAATGGCGCGCCATGCAGGACCTGAACAGGGAAGGCCTTTCCCGGGCCATCGGCGTCTCAAATTTCCACCCGGACCGACTTGTGGACCTCATCGGCCACAATGAGATCGTCCCGGCCGTGAACCAGATCGAAACCCACCCGTTCCACCAGCGTGCCTCCGACCAGGAACTCATGCGCGAACGCGGCGTGCAGATCGAATCCTGGGGGCCGTTCGCCGAAGGCAGGAACAACCTGTTTACCGACCCGGTCCTTAGCGTCATCGCCGACGAACAGGACAAGTCCGTCGCCCAGGTCGTGCTCCGTTGGCTCATCCAGCGCGACGTCGTCGTGATCCCCAAGTCAGTCCGGCCCGAGCGCATGGCCCAGAACCTTGACGTCTTCGACTTCACCCTCACCGAAGAGCAGATGAATCAAATCGCGACACTGGACACCGGCGCCAGCCTCTTCTTCGACCACCGCGACCCCGCCATGGTCAGCTGGCTTGGCAACCGCCGCTACAGCTGA
- a CDS encoding alpha/beta fold hydrolase, which produces MTREIITTPDGGHLELFTTGGDLAAKGSGVVVVPASMVTASDYTRFAQKLSESLGRPVHTFNRRGRGDSSPQPEDYTLEADIRDLDAVMKHTSSTDVFGHSFGGAVALHAARTLPVERLAVYDPAVSVNHSVKADWTPEYERATAAGDYDRGLAVLIKGVETGGAFSRMPLSMLTLATKLTAGTPLGKQMRELMTCGVREIKAVIAADMPAEPFLELPLETLIVVGEKSPAYFGVACGQIHDVLSGSSYTILPGFGHDGPNRAPDKLITELSEFFAG; this is translated from the coding sequence ATGACGCGCGAGATTATCACCACACCTGACGGCGGACACCTCGAACTCTTCACCACGGGCGGTGACCTGGCAGCGAAAGGGTCCGGCGTCGTCGTCGTGCCCGCCTCCATGGTGACGGCCTCGGACTACACCCGGTTCGCGCAGAAGCTGAGCGAATCCCTTGGGCGTCCCGTTCATACGTTCAACCGCCGGGGGCGCGGCGACTCGTCTCCGCAGCCGGAGGATTACACCCTCGAGGCCGACATCCGGGACTTGGATGCCGTCATGAAGCACACCTCCAGCACCGATGTGTTCGGCCACTCCTTCGGCGGCGCAGTGGCGTTGCACGCCGCTCGGACCTTACCCGTGGAGCGATTGGCCGTCTACGACCCCGCAGTTTCCGTCAACCACAGCGTCAAGGCGGACTGGACACCGGAGTATGAACGCGCGACGGCGGCCGGCGACTATGACCGCGGCCTTGCCGTATTGATCAAGGGAGTTGAGACCGGCGGCGCCTTCTCGCGCATGCCGTTGTCCATGCTGACACTGGCCACCAAGCTGACGGCCGGCACTCCACTGGGTAAGCAGATGCGGGAGTTGATGACCTGTGGCGTGCGCGAGATCAAAGCAGTGATCGCGGCGGACATGCCGGCGGAGCCGTTCCTGGAGTTACCGCTGGAGACGCTCATTGTGGTGGGCGAGAAGAGCCCGGCGTACTTCGGGGTGGCCTGCGGCCAGATCCACGACGTCCTGTCCGGCTCCAGCTACACCATCCTCCCGGGGTTCGGCCATGACGGTCCGAACAGGGCTCCGGACAAGCTGATCACGGAGTTGTCGGAGTTCTTCGCGGGGTAG
- the panC gene encoding pantoate--beta-alanine ligase translates to MAIKLVTTVAELRKESARLLAEKGGSSQGLVPTMGALHSGHASLARTAVAENDVVVATIFVNPLQFGDAVDLDRYPRTLEADMALLDAEGVDLVFAPDVDEVYPGGQPLVRVTSGPLGEKWEGASRPGHFDGALTVVAKLLHYGLPGGPAADGTTAAYRAYFGQKDAQQLALVKRMVADLNFPVEIVPVPIVRSEDGLALSSRNRFLSDQEREAALVLSRALRLIESRANAHQPLDLDSAVALVDSQPLVELDYFDVVDPTTLEPLAENCKETPFRGEGLAIIAAKVGPVRLIDNIPLDS, encoded by the coding sequence ATGGCCATCAAGCTCGTCACCACTGTGGCTGAACTCCGCAAAGAGAGCGCGCGTCTCCTGGCGGAGAAGGGAGGCAGCTCGCAAGGCCTGGTGCCCACCATGGGGGCGCTGCATTCGGGCCACGCGTCCTTGGCGAGGACCGCTGTTGCCGAAAACGACGTCGTGGTGGCCACTATTTTCGTCAATCCCCTGCAGTTCGGCGACGCCGTAGACCTTGACCGCTACCCGCGGACGCTTGAGGCGGACATGGCGCTGCTGGATGCAGAAGGCGTGGACCTCGTCTTCGCGCCGGACGTGGACGAGGTCTACCCCGGCGGCCAGCCGCTGGTGCGGGTGACCTCGGGGCCACTGGGCGAAAAGTGGGAGGGCGCTTCACGTCCAGGCCACTTTGACGGCGCCCTGACGGTGGTCGCCAAGTTGCTGCATTACGGCCTGCCCGGCGGCCCGGCAGCAGACGGTACGACGGCGGCCTACCGCGCCTACTTCGGGCAAAAGGACGCGCAGCAGTTGGCTTTGGTGAAGCGGATGGTGGCCGACCTCAACTTCCCCGTGGAGATTGTGCCCGTTCCTATAGTCCGCAGCGAAGACGGCCTCGCCCTGTCCAGCCGCAATCGTTTCCTCTCGGACCAGGAACGCGAAGCTGCGCTCGTCCTGTCCAGGGCCCTGCGCCTCATCGAGTCCCGCGCCAACGCGCACCAACCGCTGGACCTGGATTCCGCCGTCGCGCTTGTTGACTCCCAGCCGCTGGTGGAACTGGACTACTTCGATGTGGTCGATCCCACCACGCTCGAACCGCTGGCGGAGAACTGCAAAGAGACGCCGTTCCGCGGCGAAGGGCTTGCCATCATCGCGGCGAAGGTAGGCCCCGTGCGCCTGATCGACAACATCCCGCTGGACTCCTGA
- a CDS encoding MFS transporter, with amino-acid sequence MSVSTDNRPTVDARPRASLAVAMLGFFVVALDAQIVNVALPAIRNDLGGGLSGLQWVVTGYTLMFSALQLFAGTFSDRAGARRAYGIGMIVFVVASAACASSPSLPVLVGARILQGIGGAMITPASLALIREAHHDAAARGRAIVYWGLGGSVAAAAGPVLGGILTQLDWRLIFFVNLPVGAVALGVLSRVAVSPRRPAPFDWAGQISAVVGLAAVTYGIIEGAESGYGSTAIVLMFALAVVSLAVFVIAQTRGQHPMIPLDLFRPRAVSTALIIAVVTMAGFYGLVFVQSLYFQQERGASALETGLLFLPMTALVAILNPWVGRLMTRYGHVAMIAAGQVIMAAGLIGLCLLPADAPVLLVAALMVPVGVGGSFTVPSIISQVMDNFPAERAGTASGLANTARQVGGSLGVAIFGAVLASGGFITGLRASLGATAVVLIVLVTASLALQRRRHTTA; translated from the coding sequence ATGTCCGTGTCTACCGACAACCGCCCGACAGTGGATGCCCGGCCCAGGGCCTCCCTGGCCGTGGCGATGCTCGGGTTCTTCGTTGTCGCCCTAGATGCCCAAATCGTCAACGTCGCACTGCCCGCGATTCGCAACGACCTCGGCGGGGGCCTGTCAGGTCTGCAATGGGTCGTGACCGGTTACACCCTGATGTTTTCCGCCCTCCAACTGTTCGCCGGAACATTCTCTGACAGGGCCGGCGCGCGACGCGCCTACGGGATAGGCATGATCGTCTTCGTGGTTGCTTCCGCTGCCTGCGCGTCAAGCCCTTCGCTCCCGGTACTTGTCGGAGCCCGCATTCTGCAGGGCATTGGCGGGGCGATGATCACCCCGGCGTCCCTGGCCCTGATCCGGGAAGCACACCACGACGCCGCAGCCCGCGGCCGCGCCATCGTGTACTGGGGGCTGGGCGGTTCCGTGGCCGCTGCAGCAGGTCCGGTACTGGGCGGGATACTCACGCAGCTCGACTGGCGGCTGATCTTCTTCGTCAACCTGCCCGTCGGAGCCGTCGCCCTGGGAGTCCTCTCGCGCGTCGCAGTATCGCCCCGCCGGCCGGCACCCTTCGACTGGGCCGGACAGATCAGTGCCGTCGTCGGGCTCGCAGCCGTGACCTATGGCATCATCGAAGGCGCCGAGTCCGGGTATGGAAGTACTGCCATTGTTCTCATGTTCGCCCTCGCCGTCGTGTCCCTTGCCGTTTTCGTCATCGCGCAGACCCGGGGGCAGCATCCGATGATTCCGCTGGACCTGTTCCGCCCCCGCGCCGTGTCCACCGCACTGATCATCGCGGTGGTCACGATGGCCGGTTTCTACGGACTCGTGTTCGTTCAAAGCCTCTACTTCCAGCAGGAACGCGGGGCGTCCGCCCTGGAAACCGGGCTGCTGTTCCTCCCGATGACGGCCCTTGTCGCCATCCTGAACCCTTGGGTTGGCCGTCTCATGACCAGGTACGGGCATGTGGCCATGATCGCCGCCGGCCAAGTGATCATGGCCGCAGGCCTGATCGGACTGTGCCTGCTGCCAGCGGACGCTCCGGTGCTGCTGGTAGCAGCGCTCATGGTCCCGGTCGGGGTCGGCGGGTCCTTCACCGTCCCGTCCATCATTTCCCAGGTCATGGACAACTTCCCTGCCGAACGGGCCGGCACCGCCAGCGGACTGGCCAACACCGCCCGGCAAGTTGGCGGCTCCCTCGGCGTGGCCATCTTCGGCGCGGTACTCGCCAGCGGCGGGTTCATCACCGGGTTGCGCGCCAGCCTCGGCGCAACCGCGGTGGTCCTCATCGTCCTCGTCACGGCATCCCTGGCATTGCAGCGGCGGCGGCACACAACCGCCTAA
- a CDS encoding PH domain-containing protein, translated as MSPDVALPGKAVDGDWRRVHPASPFVRGWVALAAVLYFFGRDAFERVLQGRDIVDPLNGRVLWLLAGGGIVLMLAVGGFILSWYFTRYQVAEGYVRVNTGFLFKQQRQARLDRVQAIDIVQPLLARIFGLAELKFEVADAGESAVRLAYLPLAQAKQLRAAILARAAGVVTGPETVEEIPEAPEQHVLSVPPGRLIGALLFSEQTVGIILAAAASITVSVLTENSTIFLALIPAIVGIAATYWSSFNKGYNFTAAISPDGIRLRYGLLDTQAQTVPPGRIQALKITQPPLWRLFGWYRMHVNVAGYGGTPGNENAARTTLLPVGMKADVMMMLSLVLPDPGVDDPQRVFTAGLEGLSPLSGSADGFVTTPRRARLLAPLGWRRNGYLATRTALLLRSGRWWRALVLVPHQRTQSMALQQGPLARWFGVTDLVLHTTAGPVAPRLYQAGVREAVELFDEQAARAREARKRQTSEQWLAELALQRGPATPPPVPTLEEHPESTPTTANQEDRHHG; from the coding sequence GTGAGCCCGGACGTGGCCCTTCCCGGCAAAGCCGTCGACGGCGACTGGCGGCGGGTCCATCCTGCCTCACCGTTCGTACGTGGCTGGGTTGCGTTGGCGGCCGTCCTCTACTTCTTCGGAAGGGACGCCTTCGAGCGTGTGCTGCAGGGCCGGGACATTGTGGACCCCCTCAACGGCAGGGTGCTGTGGTTGTTGGCCGGCGGTGGCATCGTCCTCATGCTGGCTGTGGGCGGGTTCATTCTGAGTTGGTACTTCACCCGCTACCAGGTTGCCGAAGGGTATGTTCGCGTCAATACCGGCTTCCTTTTCAAGCAGCAACGCCAGGCACGGTTGGACCGCGTCCAGGCGATCGACATTGTGCAGCCGCTGCTGGCCCGCATATTTGGCCTCGCTGAACTCAAGTTCGAGGTGGCCGACGCCGGGGAGTCGGCAGTCCGGCTGGCTTACCTTCCGCTCGCCCAGGCCAAGCAACTGCGGGCGGCCATCCTGGCTCGCGCCGCGGGCGTCGTAACCGGCCCGGAAACCGTGGAGGAAATACCCGAAGCACCTGAGCAACATGTGTTATCGGTTCCCCCGGGCCGGCTCATTGGAGCCCTGCTGTTCAGTGAGCAGACCGTGGGCATCATCCTCGCAGCGGCAGCGTCGATCACAGTGTCCGTCCTGACGGAGAACAGCACCATTTTCCTCGCCCTGATCCCTGCCATCGTGGGTATCGCGGCCACGTATTGGAGTTCCTTCAACAAGGGTTACAACTTCACGGCCGCGATCTCTCCGGACGGCATCCGGCTCCGGTACGGACTCCTCGACACCCAGGCGCAGACCGTGCCGCCGGGGCGGATCCAGGCCCTGAAGATTACCCAGCCGCCGTTGTGGCGCCTTTTCGGGTGGTATCGCATGCACGTCAACGTTGCCGGTTATGGCGGAACCCCGGGTAACGAGAACGCGGCCCGGACCACGCTCCTTCCTGTTGGCATGAAGGCCGACGTCATGATGATGCTCTCGCTGGTTCTCCCGGACCCCGGCGTCGACGACCCCCAACGTGTTTTCACGGCCGGGTTGGAAGGCCTTTCGCCACTTTCGGGCAGTGCTGACGGCTTTGTCACCACACCCCGGCGGGCCCGCCTGCTGGCGCCGCTCGGTTGGCGCCGCAACGGATACCTGGCCACCCGAACAGCGCTCCTGCTCCGCTCCGGACGCTGGTGGCGTGCATTGGTCCTGGTACCGCACCAACGCACGCAGTCGATGGCCCTGCAGCAGGGGCCGCTGGCGCGATGGTTCGGCGTCACTGATCTTGTCCTCCATACCACTGCCGGTCCGGTCGCCCCGCGGCTGTACCAAGCGGGGGTCCGGGAAGCAGTGGAACTGTTCGACGAACAAGCCGCACGTGCCCGCGAGGCCAGGAAACGCCAGACCAGCGAGCAATGGCTGGCCGAGTTGGCCTTGCAGCGCGGACCTGCCACGCCGCCGCCAGTGCCCACTCTGGAAGAACATCCGGAATCCACTCCCACCACCGCAAACCAGGAGGACCGCCATCATGGCTAG
- a CDS encoding Rossmann-like and DUF2520 domain-containing protein — protein sequence MARPGRLGVGIIGAGKVGAVLGAALRAAEHAVVGVSAVSEASRERAETLLPGVPVLEIQDIVERAELVVLAVPDDALGELVEGLAKLGAWQPGQLVAHTSGRYGVGILQPVRAAGAIPLALHPAMTFTGMSLDLTRLLDCTFGVTADAAMLPIAQALVVEMGAEPVAIAEADRTIYHAALAHASNHMVTLVAQASQLLREIGVESPESMLGPLLRATLENALASGESALTGPVARGDVGTVSAHAQALREYDAGAGGDVLEAYQAMAMATARRAGNRGLLRQEQLNDINEALESGSQPHNGLSSSEGN from the coding sequence ATGGCTAGGCCAGGACGACTCGGCGTCGGGATCATCGGCGCCGGCAAGGTGGGTGCCGTCCTGGGCGCCGCTTTGCGCGCTGCCGAGCACGCCGTCGTCGGGGTTTCCGCTGTGTCGGAGGCGAGCCGGGAGCGGGCCGAAACCCTGCTGCCGGGCGTCCCGGTCCTCGAGATCCAGGACATCGTGGAGCGGGCGGAACTGGTCGTGCTGGCTGTTCCGGACGACGCACTCGGCGAGTTGGTGGAGGGCCTGGCGAAGCTGGGAGCCTGGCAACCGGGCCAACTGGTGGCGCACACCTCCGGCCGGTACGGCGTCGGGATCCTCCAGCCAGTGCGCGCTGCAGGTGCGATTCCGCTGGCACTGCATCCGGCCATGACGTTCACCGGCATGAGCCTGGACCTGACACGGCTCTTGGACTGCACCTTCGGCGTTACCGCCGATGCGGCCATGCTCCCGATCGCGCAGGCCCTGGTGGTGGAGATGGGCGCAGAGCCTGTTGCCATAGCGGAGGCGGACCGCACCATTTACCACGCGGCGTTGGCGCACGCGTCGAACCACATGGTCACCTTGGTGGCCCAGGCGTCGCAGCTCCTGCGGGAGATCGGCGTCGAATCGCCCGAGTCCATGCTCGGTCCGCTGCTTCGGGCGACCCTTGAGAACGCGCTGGCGTCAGGGGAGTCCGCCCTGACCGGGCCGGTGGCCCGTGGGGACGTGGGCACCGTTTCGGCGCACGCGCAGGCGCTGAGGGAGTACGACGCCGGTGCCGGCGGCGATGTCCTTGAGGCCTACCAGGCGATGGCCATGGCCACTGCACGCCGTGCCGGAAACCGTGGACTCCTGCGGCAGGAACAACTGAACGACATCAACGAGGCGCTGGAAAGCGGGTCCCAACCGCACAACGGGCTTTCGTCTTCGGAAGGAAACTGA
- a CDS encoding helix-turn-helix transcriptional regulator, with amino-acid sequence MDTTNDVREFLMSRRSRITPTQAGLPDYGGTRRVSGLKREEVAMLTGVSSEYYARLERGNLRGVSDSVLDSLARALQLDEAERAHLFDLAKAAAPDRASGPRRARAEVRPSIERVLAGMTGTPAYVRNARTDVLAANNLCFALYTGILSPGMLPVNLARFMFLDPRSKDFFVDWDTLADDFASAMRAESGRNPRDRALNSLIGDLAAGSTEFSTRWARHNVRFHRTARKTMRNPLVGEIELTGDALELPGEGLILIAYSAEPGSHAQDQLDFLASWSAGNGNIAARHPAEPNGRDSP; translated from the coding sequence ATGGACACCACCAACGACGTCCGCGAGTTCCTTATGAGCCGCAGGTCCCGCATCACCCCGACCCAGGCAGGGCTGCCCGACTATGGAGGAACCCGAAGGGTTTCCGGGCTCAAACGCGAGGAAGTCGCCATGCTCACCGGCGTCAGTAGCGAGTACTACGCCCGGCTCGAACGCGGCAACCTCCGGGGAGTGTCGGACTCCGTTCTTGACTCCCTCGCCCGGGCACTACAGCTCGACGAGGCAGAACGCGCCCACCTGTTCGATCTGGCCAAGGCCGCCGCGCCAGACCGCGCGTCCGGACCACGGCGGGCACGGGCGGAGGTTCGCCCCAGCATCGAAAGAGTCCTCGCCGGAATGACCGGGACACCGGCTTACGTCCGGAACGCCCGCACCGACGTGCTCGCTGCCAACAACCTATGCTTCGCCCTCTACACCGGGATCCTCAGCCCCGGGATGCTTCCTGTGAACCTTGCACGGTTCATGTTCCTGGACCCGCGGTCCAAGGACTTCTTTGTGGACTGGGATACTCTCGCCGATGACTTTGCGTCGGCCATGCGCGCCGAATCCGGCAGGAACCCCCGCGACCGCGCGCTCAACAGCCTTATCGGCGACCTGGCTGCGGGCAGCACTGAATTCTCCACCCGGTGGGCGCGCCATAATGTCCGCTTTCACCGTACCGCCCGCAAGACCATGCGCAACCCCCTCGTCGGAGAGATTGAACTTACCGGAGACGCGCTGGAACTCCCTGGCGAAGGGCTGATACTGATCGCCTACTCAGCCGAGCCGGGCAGCCACGCCCAGGACCAACTCGACTTCCTCGCCAGTTGGTCTGCCGGCAACGGGAACATCGCTGCGCGCCATCCCGCAGAGCCAAATGGCCGCGACAGCCCGTAG
- a CDS encoding (R)-mandelonitrile lyase translates to MRLAVPGPTTKGPAEKFTGNVYLNPLHSAASPSRLGFAMVQFAPGARTHWHSHPLGQTLHCTGGTGLVTTRDGKVILMRAGDTVHTPPGEEHWHGATSESLMCHLALVEHDDGHTATWLEPVSDQDYQAAHSKTHPQPTAEQR, encoded by the coding sequence ATGCGCCTCGCAGTTCCCGGACCCACGACCAAGGGCCCGGCCGAAAAGTTCACCGGCAACGTATACCTCAACCCACTGCACTCAGCTGCGAGCCCCTCCCGGCTAGGGTTCGCGATGGTCCAGTTCGCCCCCGGCGCCCGGACCCACTGGCACTCCCACCCGCTGGGCCAAACACTGCACTGCACCGGCGGAACAGGACTCGTGACCACCAGGGACGGCAAAGTCATCCTCATGCGCGCCGGAGACACCGTGCATACCCCTCCCGGAGAAGAACACTGGCACGGCGCGACTTCGGAATCCCTGATGTGCCACTTGGCCCTGGTCGAACACGACGACGGCCATACGGCAACGTGGCTCGAACCCGTCAGTGACCAGGACTACCAAGCCGCACACTCCAAAACCCACCCACAACCCACAGCAGAACAACGCTAA
- a CDS encoding carboxymuconolactone decarboxylase family protein has translation MTAPQQTRAQQLIGDFAPKLVELTDDVLFGDIWERAELSPRDRSLVTVASLVTNSSTDQLRGHLARARANGLTEAELKEAIVHLAFYAGWPKAMSAITVAREVFAGP, from the coding sequence ATGACCGCCCCGCAACAGACCAGGGCCCAACAACTCATCGGCGACTTCGCCCCCAAGCTCGTCGAACTGACAGACGACGTTCTCTTCGGCGACATCTGGGAACGGGCAGAACTCTCCCCCCGCGACCGCAGCCTCGTAACGGTGGCCAGCTTGGTCACCAACAGCAGCACTGACCAGCTCCGCGGACACCTCGCCCGCGCACGAGCCAACGGCTTGACCGAGGCTGAACTCAAAGAAGCGATCGTCCACCTGGCTTTTTACGCCGGATGGCCAAAAGCCATGTCAGCAATCACGGTTGCCAGGGAAGTTTTCGCAGGACCCTGA
- a CDS encoding alpha/beta fold hydrolase — translation MREQEVRTHDGGKLALYSYGTVDAPGDRRVILIGGAFLTALIYRPFSVALAKGLGEGWAVDVYDRRGRGKSTDQPHNYSMATEIADVRTIMDATDARNILGHSLGGAVALNAAQAFAGTRNEPAKLAVYDAAVNIDGSMDTDWLDGFADAVNKGDVSRAMARMKRGMNPGTALSRVPEPILAGLMAVVSRTKVNKLFLDLLPSGVGELKAAFEADATPRDFSVLPPTTHFMVGKKSPQFYKVAASRLNRAVPGSTLEVSPKGFHGSVPAAVKELVSDISEYFKK, via the coding sequence GTGAGGGAACAGGAAGTCAGAACGCACGACGGCGGCAAACTCGCCTTATACAGCTACGGGACGGTGGACGCGCCCGGGGATCGGCGCGTGATCCTGATCGGCGGGGCGTTCCTGACAGCTTTGATTTACCGCCCGTTCTCCGTGGCCTTGGCGAAGGGACTCGGCGAGGGCTGGGCCGTGGACGTCTATGACCGCCGCGGCCGGGGCAAATCCACAGACCAGCCGCACAATTACTCCATGGCCACGGAGATCGCCGACGTCCGGACCATCATGGACGCCACCGACGCCCGGAACATCCTTGGCCACAGCCTTGGCGGGGCGGTCGCCCTCAACGCTGCACAAGCCTTTGCCGGTACGCGCAATGAGCCGGCCAAGCTCGCGGTCTATGACGCCGCCGTGAACATCGACGGAAGCATGGACACGGACTGGCTGGACGGCTTTGCGGATGCCGTGAATAAAGGCGACGTCAGCCGCGCCATGGCCCGCATGAAGCGGGGAATGAATCCCGGAACCGCGCTTTCCCGCGTGCCCGAGCCCATCCTCGCAGGACTCATGGCAGTGGTCTCCAGGACCAAGGTCAACAAACTGTTCCTTGATCTCCTGCCCTCGGGAGTAGGAGAACTCAAGGCTGCCTTCGAAGCCGACGCCACGCCCCGGGACTTCTCCGTACTCCCGCCCACGACGCACTTCATGGTGGGCAAAAAGAGTCCGCAGTTCTACAAGGTGGCTGCGTCCCGGCTCAACAGGGCGGTCCCGGGCAGCACGCTTGAGGTCTCGCCCAAAGGCTTCCATGGTTCGGTCCCCGCGGCCGTCAAGGAACTGGTCAGCGATATCTCCGAGTACTTCAAGAAGTAG